AGTTGATGTCGCCAATCACATCACCCATGAAGTCTTCCGGGGTGATGACCTCAACCGCCATCATTGGCTCCAGTAATGCTGGCCCCGCTCGACGGGCGGCTTCCTTGAAGGCCATCGATCCGGCGATCTTGAAGGCCAACTCGCTGGAGTCAACGTCATGGTAGGCACCGTCTTGCAGTACTACCTTGACGTCCACCATCGGGTAACCGGCTAGCACGCCGAACTCCATTGCGTCCTGGCAACCGGCATCCACGCTGGGGATGTACTCCCGCGGGATACGACCACCGGTGACCTTGTTCTCGAACTCGTAGCCACCGTCGCCTTCACCGCCAGTGGGCTCAACGTCGATGATGACGCGACCGAACTGTCCGGAACCACCGGTTTGCTTCTTGTGGGTGTACTCCACCTTCTTCACCGGCTTGGTGATGGTTTCGCGGTAGGCCACCTGTGGCTTACCTACGTTGGCCTCGACCTTGAACTCCCGGCGCATACGGTCTACCAACACCTCAAGGTGCAGCTCGCCCATACCGGAGATGATCGTCTGACCGGTTTCCTCATCCGAACGGACCTGGAAGGTGGGGTCCTCCTCTGCCAGCCGCTGGATGGCGGTGGCCAACTTGTCCTGGTCACTCTTGGTCTTCGGCTCAATCGCCACCGAAATCACTGGCGCTGGGAAGGTCATGGACTCCAGCACTACCGGGTCACCTTGATCACACAGCGTCTCGCCCGTGGTGGACTGCTTCAGCCCCATTACTGCAACGATCTCACCGGCACCGACCGAGTCGATTTCCTCACGCTTGTTGGCGTGCATCCGGTAAATCTTGCCGATGCGCTCCTTCTTCTCACGCACAGAGTTGAGCACGTTGCCACCAGCGGTCAAAGTTCCGGAGTAGACCCGCAAGTAGGTCAACTTGCCCAGGTGCGGATCACTCATGATCTTGAAGGCCAGCGCTGACATCGGGGCGTCACTGTTGGGCTCCCGGAGAATGACAGTCTCCTCATCGCCGACCTTGTGTCCCTCAACCGCCTCAACATCGAGCGGGGAGGGCAGGTAGTCGACAACAGCGTCCAGTAGCGGCTGCACACCCTTGTTCTTGAAGGCGGTACCACACAAGACCGGGGTCAACGAGTCCGCCAAGGTAGCGCGACGGATGGCGGCTTTTAGTTCCTCGACATTGGGCTCTTCGCCCTCGAGGTACTTCTCCATCATCTCGTCGTCGTTCTCGGCGATAGTCTCCAGCAACCGATCACGCCATTCCCGGGCAGCTTCGGTGTGGGTATCAGGAATCTCCTGCTCCTCGTAGCTCTCGCCCAGCTTGGTGTCTTCCGGCCATACCAATGCTTTCATCGACACCAAATCGACGACGCCCTGGAACGAAGCCTCAGCGCCGATCGGCAACTGCAGCACCAGCGGCGTGGCGTTGAGCCGAGAGATGATCATGTCCACACAGCGGTGGAACTCCGCACCAGTACGGTCAAGTTTGT
The Actinomycetes bacterium genome window above contains:
- the fusA gene encoding elongation factor G — its product is MAHIDAGKTTTTERILFYTGINYKIGEVHEGAATMDWMEQEQERGITITSAATTCHWRDHQINIIDTPGHVDFTVEVERSLRVLDGAVAVFDGVAGVEPQSETVWRQADRYRVPRICFINKLDRTGAEFHRCVDMIISRLNATPLVLQLPIGAEASFQGVVDLVSMKALVWPEDTKLGESYEEQEIPDTHTEAAREWRDRLLETIAENDDEMMEKYLEGEEPNVEELKAAIRRATLADSLTPVLCGTAFKNKGVQPLLDAVVDYLPSPLDVEAVEGHKVGDEETVILREPNSDAPMSALAFKIMSDPHLGKLTYLRVYSGTLTAGGNVLNSVREKKERIGKIYRMHANKREEIDSVGAGEIVAVMGLKQSTTGETLCDQGDPVVLESMTFPAPVISVAIEPKTKSDQDKLATAIQRLAEEDPTFQVRSDEETGQTIISGMGELHLEVLVDRMRREFKVEANVGKPQVAYRETITKPVKKVEYTHKKQTGGSGQFGRVIIDVEPTGGEGDGGYEFENKVTGGRIPREYIPSVDAGCQDAMEFGVLAGYPMVDVKVVLQDGAYHDVDSSELAFKIAGSMAFKEAARRAGPALLEPMMAVEVITPEDFMGDVIGDINSRRGQVQAMDERSGARVVTATVPLSEMFGYVGDLRSRTQGRASYSMQFDSYAQVPNSVAEEIIAKARGE